In Bactrocera oleae isolate idBacOlea1 chromosome 5, idBacOlea1, whole genome shotgun sequence, a genomic segment contains:
- the deltaCOP gene encoding coatomer subunit delta — protein MVLIAAAVCTKNGKVIISRQFVEMTKARIEGLLAAFPKLMTSGKQHTYVETESVRYVYQPMEKLYMLLITTKASNILEDLETLRLFSKVIPEYCHSLDEKEILENAFNLIFAFDEIVALGYRESVNLKQIKTFIEMDSHEEKVYQAVRQTQEREAHQKMREKAKELQRQRLEAAKRGVSSSLIGRGGHGSSSSGMDAFGISSNSISSAPSIESDLKPAVTKAQKPVARNALKLGGKTKDVDSFVDQLKSEGEKISALTPVNSQSSVAVAKTKIASDVHTESVHLKMEDKLTVRLGRDGGLQQFELSGLLTLRISDETFGRIKVQLRNDDTHGIQLQTHPNVDKELFKTRSLIGLKNPAKPFPLNTDVGVLKWRFITQDEAAIPLTINCWPSENGEGGCDVNIEYELEAQHLELQDVTISIPLPMNVQPSVAEYDGTYNYDARKHILQWNIPIIDKNNTSGSMEFSCNSSISGDFFPLQVNFVSKTPYAALSATDVLFVDDDSTVKYSTETMLFVEKYEIV, from the exons ATG GTTTTGATAGCTGCAgcggtgtgtacaaaaaatGGCAAAG TGATTATATCACGACAGTTTGTGGAGATGACTAAAGCACGGATTGAGGGGTTGCTTGCTGCTTTTCCAAAGCTTATGACATCAGGAAAGCAACATACATACGTGGAAACAGAGTCCGTGCGTTATGTGTATCAACCAATGGAAAAGCTTTATATGTTGCTAATCACAACAAAAGCTAGTAATATTTTGGAAGATCTAGAAACACTGCGCTTATTCTCCAAAGTG ATTCCTGAATATTGCCATAGTTTAGATGAAAAGGAAATTCTTGAAAATGCATTCAATTTGATATTTGCTTTTGATGAAATTGTTGCTCTTGGTTATCGCGAGAGCGTCAATTTGAAGCAGATCAAAACATTTATTGAAATGGATTCACACGAGGAGAAGGTTTATCAAGCAGTTCGGCAAACGCAAGAACGCGAGGCGCATCAAAAAATGCGCGAAAAAGCTAAAGAGTTGCAGCGTCAACGCTTGGAGGCGGCCAAACGTGGTGTTAGTTCTTCGCTGATTGGACGAGGTGGTCATGGAAGTAGCAGCAGTGGCATGGATGCTTTTGGCATAAGTTCCAATTCGATAAGCAGTGCACCATCAATTGAGTCCGATTTGAAACCAGCCGTGACAAAGGCACA GAAACCAGTTGCACGTAATGCTTTAAAATTGGGTGGCAAAACGAAAGATGTAGACAGTTTCGTTGATCAACTAAAGAGCGAGGGTGAAAAGATTTCTGCTTTGACACCTGTAAATAGCCAAAGCAGCGTGGCCGTTGCTAAGACTAAAATTGCTTCGGATGTGCACACTGAAAG TGTACATCTCAAAATGGAAGATAAACTTACAGTACGTCTTGGTCGCGATGGTGGTTTGCAACAGTTCGAACTATCAGGTTTATTAACACTGCGTATTTCTGATGAAACTTTCGGACGTATTAAGGTGCAATTACGTAATGATGATACCCATGGCATACAGTTACAAACACATCCAAATGTGGATAAGGAGCTGTTTAAGACACGTTCATTAATCGGGCTAAAAAACCCAGCTAAACCATTCCCATTAAATACAGATGTTGGTGTATTGAAATGGCGTTTTATTACACAGGATGAAGCTGCCATACCATTGACaa TTAATTGCTGGCCGTCTGAAAACGGGGAAGGTGGCTGTGATGTAAATATCGAGTACGAATTAGAAGCGCAACATTTAGAATTGCAAGATGTAACCATCTCCATACCATTGCC taTGAATGTACAGCCGTCTGTGGCTGAGTATGATGGCACATACAATTATGATGCACGAAAGCATATACTACAGTGGAATATACCCATTATTGACAAAAACAATACATCTGGTTCGATGGAGTTCAGCTGCAATTCATCTATTTCAGGCGATTTCTTTCCACTACAA gtTAACTTCGTATCGAAAACGCCATATGCTGCTCTAAGCGCCACGGATGTGCTTTTTGTTGATGACGATAGCACAGTAAAATATTCTACCGAAACGAtgctttttgttgaaaaatatgaaattgtttaa
- the mus101 gene encoding DNA topoisomerase 2-binding protein 1-A produces MSFEDSINAYFVTTGTVDDRSSSKCADLETAFSHLCEHIAEEKIRRINAIDGFPLIASGQLTKKDVFIFDQFEGDFFKQLQLTKSLIIGPRCLITCLINSLPVPLGTSPIYTTAMRDLHICATGIPVDQKERVRTYIQWMGGYYFQNLSRPVTHLISNTIKSTKYEHATLNGIPVMHVDWVQRVWERSSVDDVAATDEEFDKYKLPIFFGTNITCTGLETDKKNEIMRLVNENGGTYHSAFRSALVDIVITERGNTNSDKYKAAVRYKKDILCPEWIFDSAEKGFALPTKGYQVKSLKVSTPIKGDRTIADFTQLSDTSRISVMSSSGRRGQSELTTINDTVSSGINEIAVQQKDGTFVAPIPRASTSKELQREIHRKQVASDHYRLVYEEICPKQAKKAGNFLDGCCIYLSGFRLEEREKLNRILNVGGATRYDVVNEKITHIIVGQLDDAELRAWKRDGFLTTVNIVRLDWLLQSIKLKQPASEVVYRMSLPNTREPDAPSPSSKKTLRSMNHSFKQPEKPKKKLFESDDKSEPTSPKDMPFVEEEQQLIAQYSQENEPAAPVPTPIAEVTTNNADHTLSGPVASSTLKPVVSKVPTPAAHTAAENENSTKMYSEIDFENLDFFDGMSLYIDRDHFPEEFYTQMLSECEAAHGDIVPANFVDVVDYAIVSFERTLNANQLPVKARHIVTDLYVENCMKQNKLVAIEYFHRPVPHTASAQPLEGMTIVISIYTALEYDFIDSVAQLLGASVNRILAKKERPLLICPRAEGSKYEGAIKWGYPVVTSAWLVQCAVEGKKLPFQQYLVGNSPPNFPISPTLREKNLPNAVTHPPTTPLVEPMETQENAENDHTHGVTAATDFTPLRNKRVTELAGSFSRNNRTSLSNIPTNNTSVTTPDSPHTPTNTYGRSSCNFEYLEGVVAELDNEDARECLRELIEEMRNNQTPELERIRRQACTPINRKLPTPKGIPDFCTTPEFQKRMADAFERRWRLPTKKLKVDTPIDELRRRVLRSTCEALGIPYTDTDDTPTTSAKAAKKAMAATAEMSALAAATSNTPRRSPHDTLNGSQPTPKGIVPRAIFATSMNNSMNTSERRTARISDADAFVPSTQTPTSGGSLGGEASRMVQQASFGKTTLDFDKISFENTEADTLANIAPVNDNREQSGAHTTSTLAASSPELKKITEYLKNCESRRQSLKQARRTSGSSNATGTGASDATDTGSNDMDIDVPPCGTAETETQNYVQPFESEQFGLGTENMVGWRDPVEFGKERRSKASPSMQHKGIPRFSISCVDEGVRNGIINKIHKLGGTVSENLVNFDPQCTHFICERPNRGEKMLGCVSSGKWVLSLKYIEECYAKDVFVDEELYEWGNSKALNLPQLTADEQLLASAVHRWRKKLNDATTADGKKLGAFSGFRVILHIAERNSEAVRNVLRAGHGEVLTVQSPFSACIASRNATHCFVDVKKAPITRADYDYLRTLGVQIYSQMYINSYLMYGEEVDAAKYEIKIL; encoded by the exons ATGAGTTTTGAAGATTCAATAAATGCATATTTCGTTACAACAGGAACGGTGGATGATCGCAGCTCCTCAAAATGCGCTGATTTGGAAACGGCATTTTCACATCTTTGCGAGCATATAGCTGAAGAAAAAATAAGGCGTATAAATGCCATTGATGGATTTCCACTTATCGCTTCAGGGCAGCTTACAAAAAAGGATGTATTCATTTTCGACCAATTTGAAGGAGATTTTTTTAAGCAACTCCAACTAACGAAATCACTTATAATAGGACCGCGATGCCTTATAACTTGCTTGATAAATTCGCTACCAGTGCCTCTTGGCACTAGTCCAATTTATACAACGGCAATGCGCGATTTACACATTTGTGCTACAGGCATACCGGTAGATCAAAAGGAACGAGTTCGCACATATATCCAATGGATGGGTGGTTACTATTTTCAAAATCTTAGTCGTCCAGTTACACATCTCATATCGAATACGATTAAGTCCACAAAATACGAACATGCGACGTTGAATGGCATACCGGTGATGCATGTTGACTGGGTACAACGAGTCTGGGAACGCAGTTCGGTTGACGATGTTGCCGCAACTGACGAAGAGTTCGACAAGTATAAGTTACCGATATTCTTCGGTACAAACATCACTTGCACGGGACTGGAAACTGATAAGAAAAATGAg ATAATGCGTCTGGTGAATGAGAACGGCGGAACTTATCATTCTGCATTTCGATCAGCACTTGTTGATATAGTCATTACCGAACGGGGAAATACCAATTCGGATAAGTATAAAGCCGCTGTGCGTTACAAAAAGGACATACTTTGCCCTGAGTGGATATTTGATAGTGCAGAAAAAGGTTTTGCTTTGCCTACAAAAGGCTATCAAGTGAAGTCCTTAAAGGTTTCAACGCCAATCAAAGGCGATCGTACTATCGCTGATTTTACCCAGCTCTCCGACACATCGCGAATAAGCGTTATGAGTAGTTCAGGGCGTAGAGGACAAAGTGAGCTTACAACCATTAATGACACAGTAAGCAGCGGCATTAACGAAATAGCAGTACAACAAAAAGATGGCACATTTGTTGCACCAATACCCCGCGCAAGTACGTCTAAGGAATTACAAAGGGAAATACACCGAAAACAAGTTGCTTCAGATCATTATCGTTTAGTCTATGAAGAAATTTGTCCTAAGCAAGCAAAGAAGGCGGGAAATTTTTTAGATGGATGTTGCATTTATTTGAGTGGTTTTCGGTTGGaagaaagagaaaaattaaatagaattttAAATGTAGGCGGTGCGACGCGTTACGATGTGgtgaatgaaaaaattacacACATTATTGTGGGTCAACTAGATGATGCTGAGCTGCGCGCCTGGAAGCGTGATGGAtttttaacaa cgGTGAATATCGTTCGTCTCGATTGGTTACTTCAAAGCATTAAGTTGAAACAACCGGCCAGCGAAGTAGTTTATCGTATGTCACTTCCTAATACACGTGAGCCTGATGCTCCATCGCCATCTAGCAAAAAGACACTCCGTTCTATGAATCACAGTTTTAAACAGCCAGAAAAGCCGAAAAAGAAACTGTTTGAATCAGATGATAAATCAGAGCCAACATCTCCAAAAGATATGCCATTCGTGGAGGAGGAGCAACAGTTGATCGCGCAGTACTCACAAGAAAATGAACCGGCTGCTCCAGTACCGACTCCAATTGCTGAAGTTACAACAAACAATGCAGATCATACTTTATCTGGACCAGTGGCTTCATCCACTTTAAAGCCGGTGGTGAGTAAAGTGCCAACACCTGCAGCACATACAGCAGCAGAGAATGAGAATTCCACAAAAATGTATAGCGAAATCGACTTCGAGAATTTGGATTTCTTCGACGGCATGTCACTTTATATCGACCGCGATCACTTTCCAGAAGAGTTCTACACCCAAATGCTAAGCGAATGTGAAGCTGCACATGGAGATATAGTGCCAGCTAACTTCGTCGATGTTGTTGACTATGCAATTGTCTCGTTTGAGCGTACATTAAATGCAAATCAGTTGCCGGTCAAGGCGCGCCACATCGTCACGGATTTGTATGTG gaaAATTGCATGAAGCAGAACAAACTTGTGGCCATAGAATATTTCCATCGTCCAGTTCCGCATACTGCCAGCGCTCAGCCACTTGAGGGCATGACCATTGTTATATCCATATATACGGCATTGGAATATGACTTTATTGACTCCGTCGCGCAATTATTGGGCGCCTCTGTCAACCGTATACTGGCCAAAAAAGAGCGTCCACTTTTGATTTGTCCACGTGCAGAAGGTTCCAAATATGAGGGTGCTATAAAATGGGGTTATCCAGTGGTAACCTCTGCATGGCTGGTGCAATGCGCAGTTGAAGGAAAAAAACTACCATTCCAACAGTACTTAGTAGGCAACAGTCCACCAAATTTTCCAATATCACCCACTTTGCGCGAAAAAAATCTACCCAACGCAGTAACGCATCCACCCACCACACCACTCGTTGAACCAATGGAAACGCAAGAAAATGCAGAAAACGAC CACACGCACGGTGTGACCGCAGCAACTGATTTCACGCCGCTGCGCAACAAACGTGTAACCGAATTGGCAGGATCCTTTTCGCGCAACAATCGCACTTCACTTTCCAATATACCAACAAATAACACGTCCGTTACAACACCAGACTCGCCACATACACCCACAAACACATATGGTCGCTCTTCGTGCAATTTCGAGTATCTAGAAGGTGTAGTGGCCGAATTGGATAACGAAGATGCACGCGAATGTTTACGTGAGCTAATCGAAGAGATGCGTAACAATCAAACACCCGAATTGGAACGCATACGCCGGCAAGCTTGCACACCCATCAATCGTAAATTGCCCACACCGAAAGGTATCCCCGATTTTTGCACAACGCCCGAGTTTCAAAAGCGTATGGCCGACGCCTTTGAGCGTCGTTGGCGCTTACCAACTAAAAAGCTAAAGGTTGACACACCTATCGATGAGCTGCGAAGACGTGTTCTGCGCTCCACGTGTGAGGCTTTAGGCATACCATATACTGATACTGACGACACACCCACAACCAGCGCGAAGGCGGCTAAGAAAGCTATGGCTGCCACAGCGGAAATGTCGGCATTAGCGGCAGCAACGTCAAATACGCCAAGAAGATCGCCACACGACACATTGAATGGCTCACAACCAACACCAAAAGGTATAGTGCCACGTGCAATCTTCGCCACAAGCATGAACAACAGTATGAACACGAGCGAGCGACGCACAGCTCGTATTTCAGATGCGGACGCTTTCGTGCCCAGCACACAAACTCCTACTAGCGGCGGTAGTTTGGGCGGCGAAGCGTCACGTATGGTGCAGCAGGCAAGCTTTGGCAAAACAACTTTGGATTTTGATAAAATCAGTTTTGAAAACACTGAAGCAGACACTTTGGCAAACATCGCGCCAGTAAACGACAACCGCGAACAAAGCGGCGctcacaccacatcaacactgGCCGCCTCATCACCAGAACTGAAAAAGATCACCGAGTATCTAAAGAATTGTGAATCTCGCAGGCAGAGTTTGAAGCAGGCACGTCGCACAAGCGGCTCGAGCAATGCAACCGGCACTGGCGCCTCTGACGCTACTGATACTGGGAGCAACGACATGGATATAGATGTGCCGCCTTGTGGCACAGCTGAGACGGAAACTCAGAATTACGTGCAACCCTTTGAATCGGAACAATTCGGTTTGGGCACTGAAAATATGGTCGGTTGGCGTGATCCAGTCGAATTTGGTAAAGAGCGACGTTCCAAAGCATCGCCCAGCATGCAACACAAAGGTATACCGCGCTTCAGCATTTCATGCGTGGACGAAGGCGTGCGCAATGGCATAATCAACAAGATCCATAAGCTCGGCGGAACG GTGTCTGAAAACCTCGTCAACTTCGATCCGCAATGCACGCATTTCATTTGTGAACGCCCGAATCGTGGTGAAAAAATGCTCGGTTGTGTGTCATCGGGCAAATGGGTTCTCAGTCTCAAGTATATTGAAGAGTGTTACGCCAAGGATGTTTTTGTTGACGAAGAGCTGTACGAATGGGGCAATAGCAAAGCATTAAATTTGCCACAATTAACGGCAGATGAGCAGCTGTTAGCTTCGGCGGTGCACCGTTGGCGTAAGAAGCTCAACGATGCCACAACGGCCGATGGCAAAAAGCTTGGCGCTTTCAGTGGTTTTCGTGTTATACTCCACATTGCCGAACGCAATTCGGAGGCTGTGAGAAATGTGTTACGTGCCGGCCATGGCGAGGTGTTGACCGTGCAGTCGCCGTTTAGTGCTTGCATTGCGTCGAGAAATGCCACGCATTGCTTCGTGGACGTGAAGAAAGCGCCGATAACACGCGCTGATTATGATTATCTGCGTACGCTGGGTGTGCAGATCTACTCACAGATGTATATTAACTCTTATCTAATGTATGGCGAGGAGGTAGACGCAGCTaagtacgaaataaaaattttatag
- the Lamtor5 gene encoding ragulator complex protein LAMTOR5: MEQQLEKALNEFASQPDTVGVLLANRQGLCLGAKGQINPNVSGIGMAISEQVCKLEPNLNPPTICLYSGNKRCIIKKDGELTGVIYKQKHN, translated from the exons ATGGAGCAGCAATTAGAAAAGGCCCTTAATGAGTT TGCCTCCCAGCCGGACACAGTGGGTGTGTTGCTGGCCAATCGTCAAGGTCTTTGTCTTGGAG CAAAAGGTCAAATTAATCCTAATGTATCTGGTATTGGTATGGCTATCTCGGAACAAGTGTGCAAACTGGAACCCAATTTGAATCCACCGACTATCTGTCTGTACAGTGGGAACAA GCGTTGCATCATCAAAAAGGATGGAGAACTGACCGGTGTTATTTATAAGCAAAAACATAATTGA